One segment of Castanea sativa cultivar Marrone di Chiusa Pesio chromosome 3, ASM4071231v1 DNA contains the following:
- the LOC142627498 gene encoding uncharacterized protein LOC142627498, with protein MYRSEPRFQCLFLILLVVLFPHLLGFTVQLSEARPLNSNMELEGKKKQSFSSSTFAALVKEQYVPNIGEALGPRGLPVMFATPPHFGNHELSASPRVHDDDQYVTNIGENPGPRGPPVLYTTPPHFGNHEMSAAGPRVHGEYVPLAKGPVLPSAPNPVTHGP; from the exons ATGTATAGGTCTGAGCCACGTTTTCAATGTTTGTTCCTCATTCTCTTGGTTGTACTTTTCCCTCATCTTCTTGGTTTCACTGTTCAACT atCTGAAGCTCGGCCTCTGAATTCAAACATGGAGTTGGAGGGAAAGAAGAAGCAATCCTTTTCCAGCTCAACATTTGCAGCATTGGTCAAAGAGCAATATGTGCCCAATATAGGAGAGGCTCTAGGTCCAAGAGGTCTGCCAGTTATGTTTGCCACTCCTCCTCACTTCGGAAACCATGAATTGAGTGCTAGTCCTAGGGTTCATGATGATGATCAATATGTGACCAATATAGGAGAGAATCCAGGTCCAAGAGGTCCACCAGTTCTGTATACCACTCCTCCTCACTTCGGAAACCATGAAATGAGTGCTGCTGGTCCGAGGGTTCATGGTGAATATGTTCCACTTGCGAAAGGTCCAGTCCTACCTTCAGCCCCTAACCCAGTCACACACGGGCCTTGA